The proteins below are encoded in one region of Flavobacterium nackdongense:
- a CDS encoding transglutaminase family protein, which translates to MALFKIVHITKYEYSWPIKESINEIRLFPHNFDNQEVLQHQLLITSNPKVEISTDFYGNSVGNFNILEPHQEMIIESQILVRVNHSLKIPAIDTTTLADLDRVKEKNSALQRLCIPDKIVNQKKIDSILKKNNFKEKSIIEIGQKCSTYIYKNFTYTKGITNIETTVDEILDHKKGVCQDFAHVLLQLLRSAGIPSRYVSGYVCSNNSTLRGEGATHAWVEFYTPTQGWLGIDPTNNVWTMDNHVKLSVGRDFNECSPVKGSFKGIAKQNLSVSVAISYEDGRLFEEKNEVKLKKVSDEAQRQIDLLEYQLQLQMRQQQQQ; encoded by the coding sequence ATGGCTTTATTCAAAATAGTTCACATCACAAAATACGAATACAGTTGGCCCATCAAGGAAAGTATCAACGAGATTCGTTTGTTTCCTCACAATTTTGATAATCAAGAGGTGCTGCAACACCAGCTTTTGATTACTTCCAATCCTAAAGTCGAAATCTCTACAGATTTTTACGGCAATAGTGTGGGGAATTTTAACATTTTGGAACCTCATCAAGAAATGATTATCGAATCGCAAATACTGGTTCGTGTGAATCATTCGCTCAAAATACCAGCAATTGACACGACCACTTTGGCGGATTTAGACCGAGTGAAAGAAAAAAATAGCGCTTTGCAGCGACTCTGTATTCCAGACAAAATAGTAAACCAAAAGAAAATAGATTCCATTTTGAAAAAAAACAATTTCAAAGAGAAATCTATTATAGAAATTGGTCAAAAATGCAGTACCTATATTTATAAAAACTTTACGTATACCAAGGGCATTACCAATATAGAAACCACGGTCGACGAGATTCTGGATCATAAAAAAGGGGTTTGTCAGGATTTTGCGCACGTTCTGCTCCAATTGCTGCGCAGCGCCGGTATTCCATCGCGTTATGTAAGTGGTTATGTCTGTTCCAATAACAGTACTCTAAGAGGCGAAGGAGCCACTCACGCTTGGGTTGAATTTTACACCCCAACCCAAGGCTGGCTAGGCATTGACCCAACCAATAATGTTTGGACTATGGACAACCACGTAAAACTATCCGTGGGAAGAGATTTTAACGAATGTTCACCCGTAAAAGGTTCTTTCAAGGGAATTGCCAAACAAAACCTCTCCGTTAGCGTTGCGATCAGTTATGAAGACGGAAGATTATTCGAAGAAAAAAATGAGGTAAAACTTAAAAAAGTCTCTGATGAAGCCCAAAGACAAATCGATCTTTTAGAATACCAACTTCAGCTTCAAATGAGACAGCAGCAGCAGCAGTAG
- a CDS encoding NADH:flavin oxidoreductase/NADH oxidase: MSVQLFSPIQIKSLQFKNRIAISPMCQYSAIDGFANDWHLVHLGSRASGGAALLIQEATAVSPEGRISPSDLGLWKDEQIDKLKAINQFILSQNSIPGIQLAHAGRKASVSEPWNGNKKLDESNGGWETVSASAVGYHSNEKSPIALDKIGIQKVISDFKSATKRALQADFQLVEIHAAHGYLLHQFMSPLSNLRTDEYGGSFENRIRLLLEVLEAVQSEWPTDLPLFVRISATDWADGGWNIEESVQLSQLLKEKGVDLIDVSSGGLVSHQQIPLGPGYQVPFAGSIKKETGILTGAVGLITEAAQAEEIVATGKADLVLFARESLRNPNLALDFAKELGVDVSWPKQYERAK; the protein is encoded by the coding sequence ATGTCTGTCCAATTATTTTCTCCAATTCAAATAAAAAGTCTCCAGTTCAAAAACAGAATTGCTATTTCGCCAATGTGCCAATATTCGGCAATTGATGGTTTTGCCAATGATTGGCATCTGGTCCATTTAGGAAGCAGAGCTAGTGGCGGCGCAGCTTTACTCATTCAGGAAGCCACTGCAGTTTCTCCCGAGGGAAGAATTTCGCCTAGTGATTTAGGGCTTTGGAAAGACGAGCAAATAGACAAATTGAAAGCCATCAATCAGTTTATACTTTCTCAAAATTCGATTCCGGGAATTCAATTGGCACACGCCGGAAGGAAAGCGAGTGTTTCGGAACCTTGGAACGGCAACAAAAAATTGGACGAATCCAATGGTGGTTGGGAAACCGTTTCGGCAAGCGCTGTTGGATATCATTCCAATGAAAAATCCCCAATAGCTTTAGATAAAATCGGAATCCAAAAAGTGATTTCCGATTTCAAATCGGCAACCAAAAGAGCGTTGCAAGCCGATTTTCAGCTAGTCGAAATCCACGCAGCCCACGGCTATTTGTTACATCAATTTATGTCGCCTTTGTCTAATCTGAGAACTGATGAATACGGAGGAAGTTTCGAAAATAGGATTCGTTTGCTGCTCGAAGTGCTCGAAGCGGTACAATCCGAATGGCCAACAGATTTGCCTTTATTTGTCAGAATCTCCGCAACAGATTGGGCGGATGGCGGATGGAACATCGAGGAATCGGTTCAACTTTCTCAACTTTTGAAAGAGAAAGGCGTAGATTTAATTGACGTTTCTTCGGGTGGATTAGTTTCGCATCAGCAAATTCCGTTGGGACCAGGGTATCAGGTTCCTTTTGCCGGCAGCATCAAAAAAGAAACGGGAATTTTAACAGGCGCCGTCGGTTTAATTACCGAAGCAGCTCAAGCAGAAGAAATCGTCGCCACAGGAAAAGCCGATTTGGTTTTATTTGCTAGAGAATCTTTGAGAAACCCGAATTTAGCCTTGGATTTTGCTAAAGAATTAGGAGTTGACGTATCTTGGCCAAAACAATACGAAAGAGCAAAATAA
- a CDS encoding murein hydrolase activator EnvC family protein, giving the protein MTSAIWSQETQQEKLEKRKAQIQQEIRDNEKLLQSVKKKEKSAVSVVIVQANKIKLKEKLINTTERQAKLLSNDIYINQLQINKLNRELADLKEDYAEMIVKSYKSRSEQSRAMFILSSNSFLQAYKRAQYMKQYTNFRKMQGDEIKSKSNQLVEHNEKMGVQKSAKQKLIEENEKERLSLLKAKQEQQKVVNSIKKDKNKIAAEIKKRQAEARAIDRQIDRIVREAIAEANRKAALERAMEKAKAEAKGGESKEEIKTRARAIVSAAPAAMSSKIILTAEAKILSDNFKANRGKLPWPVEKGFVSLPYGDQPHPQFPSLRVHNSGVEITTDQGATARAVFGGEVTSVMVLSPVNKAVMIQHGDYFTVYQNLSAVNVSKGDKVSIKQGIGKVRTNGETGRTVLKFTISQNTTYNNPATWLFNM; this is encoded by the coding sequence ATGACTTCAGCGATCTGGAGTCAGGAAACCCAGCAAGAAAAATTAGAAAAACGAAAAGCCCAAATTCAACAAGAAATTAGAGATAATGAAAAGCTGCTGCAATCCGTAAAGAAAAAAGAAAAATCAGCGGTAAGCGTGGTAATCGTTCAAGCCAACAAAATCAAGCTGAAAGAAAAATTGATCAATACCACCGAAAGGCAAGCCAAATTGCTGAGCAACGATATTTACATCAATCAATTGCAAATCAATAAATTGAATCGTGAATTGGCTGATCTTAAAGAAGATTATGCCGAAATGATTGTTAAATCATACAAAAGTCGTTCCGAGCAAAGCCGAGCTATGTTTATTTTGTCTTCGAACAGTTTTTTGCAGGCGTACAAGAGAGCACAGTATATGAAACAATATACAAATTTCAGAAAAATGCAGGGTGATGAAATTAAATCGAAATCAAATCAGCTTGTGGAGCATAATGAAAAAATGGGTGTTCAGAAATCGGCCAAGCAAAAATTGATTGAAGAAAACGAAAAGGAAAGATTGTCATTGCTCAAGGCCAAACAAGAACAACAAAAGGTGGTCAATTCTATCAAAAAAGATAAAAATAAAATTGCTGCCGAAATCAAAAAACGACAAGCCGAAGCCAGAGCAATCGACAGGCAAATAGATCGTATTGTTCGTGAAGCCATTGCCGAAGCCAACCGAAAAGCCGCATTGGAACGAGCGATGGAAAAAGCGAAAGCCGAAGCCAAAGGCGGAGAGTCTAAAGAAGAAATAAAAACGCGTGCCAGAGCAATAGTTTCAGCTGCTCCAGCAGCAATGTCCTCGAAAATTATACTTACAGCAGAGGCTAAAATACTTTCTGATAATTTCAAGGCCAACAGGGGAAAACTGCCTTGGCCAGTAGAAAAAGGATTCGTGTCTTTGCCTTATGGTGATCAACCTCACCCTCAATTTCCGTCTTTAAGGGTACATAATAGTGGGGTCGAAATCACTACCGATCAAGGGGCGACAGCGAGAGCGGTTTTTGGCGGCGAAGTGACTAGCGTAATGGTTTTGTCACCTGTAAACAAAGCGGTGATGATTCAACACGGGGATTATTTCACCGTTTATCAAAACTTAAGCGCAGTCAATGTTAGTAAAGGAGATAAAGTAAGCATCAAACAAGGTATTGGGAAAGTAAGAACTAATGGGGAAACCGGACGTACAGTGCTAAAATTTACAATTTCTCAAAACACAACCTACAATAATCCAGCGACTTGGTTGTTTAATATGTAA
- a CDS encoding circularly permuted type 2 ATP-grasp protein, translating to MMKLIPKLNPNGWDEMFSSKGVRDSYRNVLQTLQNLSPQNIEQKQRQASDFFMNQGITFTVYSDDSQGIERIFPFDIIPRIITRKDWNEVEMGIAQRLKALNLFLEDVYNEQLIIKDGIIPASLISSCPHYIQEVHGIKLPHNIHIHIAGIDLIRGEKGEFYVLEDNLRCPSGVSYMLENREVTKRIFPDMFNMNRVSMVINYPMVLHKILVSMSPRNISKPNVVLLTPGIYNSAYYEHTFLARQMGVPLVEGRDLVVNNNQVFMKTTAGLEQIDVIYRRLDDDYLDPLVFRPESTLGVPGLISAYKMGNVALVNAVGNGVADDKAVYAYVPDMIKYYLNEDPILKNVPTYQMENKEEREHVFANMENMVIKETNQSGGYGMIMGNKASQQELDRGKKAILANPRNFIAQPIIQLSTVPCLIDGKLQLRHVDLRPYALFGPDGVKIVPGGLTRVALTEGSLVVNSSQGGGSKDTWITE from the coding sequence ATGATGAAGTTGATTCCCAAATTGAACCCAAACGGATGGGACGAAATGTTTTCTAGCAAAGGCGTTCGGGATTCTTACCGCAACGTTTTGCAGACATTGCAAAATCTTAGTCCCCAAAATATTGAACAAAAACAAAGGCAAGCGTCAGATTTCTTTATGAACCAAGGAATAACTTTCACTGTGTACAGTGATGACAGTCAGGGAATTGAACGGATTTTTCCCTTTGACATTATCCCAAGAATAATTACCCGGAAGGATTGGAACGAGGTGGAAATGGGAATTGCACAACGACTGAAAGCGCTGAACTTGTTTCTAGAAGATGTTTACAACGAACAACTTATCATCAAAGACGGTATTATTCCAGCTTCATTAATTTCCTCCTGTCCTCATTATATTCAAGAAGTTCATGGTATAAAACTGCCTCACAATATTCACATTCATATTGCAGGTATTGACCTGATTCGCGGTGAAAAAGGAGAGTTTTATGTGCTCGAAGACAACCTCCGATGTCCGAGTGGCGTAAGCTATATGCTGGAAAACAGAGAGGTTACCAAGCGTATTTTCCCGGACATGTTCAATATGAATCGAGTGAGTATGGTGATTAATTACCCTATGGTTTTGCACAAGATATTAGTTTCAATGTCGCCAAGAAATATCTCGAAACCCAATGTGGTTTTGCTCACGCCCGGAATTTATAATTCGGCTTATTACGAACATACTTTTTTAGCTCGACAAATGGGTGTACCTCTTGTGGAAGGAAGAGATTTGGTCGTCAACAACAATCAGGTTTTTATGAAAACGACTGCAGGTCTTGAACAAATCGATGTGATTTACCGACGACTTGATGACGATTATCTGGATCCTTTAGTGTTTAGACCTGAAAGCACTTTGGGTGTTCCGGGCCTTATAAGCGCATACAAAATGGGCAATGTGGCCCTAGTCAATGCCGTGGGAAATGGCGTTGCCGACGACAAAGCCGTATATGCTTATGTGCCCGATATGATCAAATACTATCTCAACGAAGATCCAATTCTAAAAAATGTTCCCACTTATCAAATGGAAAATAAAGAGGAAAGAGAACACGTTTTTGCCAATATGGAAAATATGGTCATCAAAGAAACCAATCAAAGTGGGGGCTATGGGATGATTATGGGCAATAAAGCTTCACAACAAGAACTCGACAGAGGGAAAAAAGCAATTCTTGCCAATCCCAGAAATTTTATCGCTCAACCTATCATACAGCTTAGTACAGTGCCTTGTCTTATTGATGGCAAACTGCAATTGCGTCATGTAGATTTACGACCCTATGCCTTATTCGGTCCTGATGGCGTAAAAATTGTTCCTGGAGGACTTACTCGAGTGGCGCTGACCGAGGGCTCATTGGTCGTGAATTCTTCGCAAGGCGGTGGCAGCAAAGACACTTGGATTACAGAATAA
- a CDS encoding alpha-E domain-containing protein has translation METNMLSRVADNMFWLNRYMERADGMLRTLNTFYILSFDKEMNDSQGYRPLLEYYTDLVKEHVIQSQYDSSFVLKYIICANQNVDSVKNIVKKARENARGSQDKITKELWEHINSMYHYTNSPELPKKLETYEALDVVTKLNKDLLLYNGILHVTMPRGLGWCFSSIGKNIERCLQTIYLTQAYYKPIHYNLDGNQDLMYWRRLLLSLSGYEQYLKSYSNISHNRKVVQHVIFNKDFSHSVMFTLDLIDKYLATLCIDNTSSEARTLQNQFGRLKSLIQYTDYYNLTDQQLEEVLNDTQAQLIQFSADFSKVFFSYS, from the coding sequence ATGGAAACAAATATGCTCAGCCGAGTGGCAGACAATATGTTTTGGCTCAACAGATATATGGAAAGAGCCGATGGCATGTTGCGCACATTAAACACCTTTTACATCTTGTCTTTTGACAAAGAAATGAACGATTCGCAAGGCTACAGACCTTTGTTGGAATATTATACCGATTTAGTAAAAGAGCACGTGATCCAATCGCAATACGATTCGAGTTTTGTGCTGAAATACATTATTTGTGCCAATCAAAACGTCGATTCTGTAAAAAACATTGTAAAAAAAGCACGAGAAAACGCTCGAGGATCACAAGACAAAATAACCAAGGAACTTTGGGAACACATCAACTCGATGTACCATTATACGAATTCGCCAGAATTGCCCAAAAAATTGGAAACCTACGAAGCTTTGGATGTCGTAACCAAGCTCAATAAAGATCTTTTGCTCTACAATGGCATCCTTCACGTGACGATGCCCCGGGGTTTAGGTTGGTGTTTTTCGAGCATTGGAAAAAACATAGAACGCTGTTTGCAAACCATCTACCTGACACAGGCGTATTACAAACCCATTCATTATAATCTGGATGGCAATCAAGATTTAATGTATTGGAGACGATTGTTGTTGTCTTTATCGGGTTATGAGCAATATTTAAAAAGCTACAGCAATATTTCGCACAATCGAAAAGTGGTACAGCATGTGATTTTCAACAAAGACTTTTCACATTCTGTAATGTTCACTTTAGATTTAATTGACAAATACTTGGCCACATTATGCATCGATAATACGTCAAGCGAAGCAAGAACGCTTCAAAATCAATTTGGAAGACTAAAAAGCTTGATTCAATATACGGATTATTACAACTTAACAGACCAACAATTGGAAGAGGTCTTAAACGATACTCAGGCACAATTGATTCAATTTTCAGCTGATTTTTCAAAAGTATTCTTCTCTTATTCATAA
- the rseP gene encoding RIP metalloprotease RseP has product MEIVIKLSQFLLSLSLLIILHELGHFIPAKLFKTRVEKFYLFFDVKYSLFKKKIGETEYGIGWLPLGGYVKISGMIDESMDKEQMALPPQPWEFRSKPAWQRLIIMLGGVTVNFILAFVIYIGMAFAYGDSFIDNNSLKDGIWVTSPVVEQAGIKTGDRIVSIDGQKVDRFVPAVTMDILTSKEVIVERNGALITVNMPVNFIGKILDSDKKGVITLRLPFVVGTFTETSKNTLAVKPKDIIISLNGTTVKYFDQAAEVLKAYKGKKIPAVVLRNLKEIPVTVEVDKEGKLGIFPGSLAEDNLEKLGYYKFREENYSFFESIPVGIEKGKNQLVGYGKQLKMIFNPDTGAYKGVGGFAAIYNVFPSSWSWEVFWNITALLSIMLGVMNLLPIPALDGGHVIFLLYEMVSGRKPSDKFLENAQMVGFFLLITLLLFANGNDIYKAIVGK; this is encoded by the coding sequence ATGGAAATAGTTATCAAGCTTTCACAATTTTTATTGAGCCTATCCTTATTAATTATACTTCACGAATTAGGACATTTTATTCCTGCCAAACTATTTAAAACCAGAGTAGAAAAGTTCTATTTGTTTTTTGATGTTAAATACTCATTATTCAAAAAGAAAATTGGTGAAACCGAATACGGAATTGGTTGGTTGCCTCTGGGTGGTTATGTGAAAATTTCTGGGATGATCGACGAAAGTATGGACAAAGAGCAAATGGCTTTGCCACCACAACCTTGGGAATTTCGTTCGAAACCAGCTTGGCAACGCCTGATTATTATGTTAGGCGGTGTTACGGTAAACTTCATTTTGGCCTTCGTCATTTACATCGGAATGGCGTTTGCTTACGGTGATAGTTTTATCGATAACAACTCTTTAAAAGATGGGATTTGGGTTACAAGTCCCGTTGTAGAGCAAGCGGGAATCAAAACAGGAGACCGAATTGTATCGATCGATGGTCAGAAGGTGGACCGATTTGTTCCAGCGGTAACGATGGATATATTAACCTCAAAGGAGGTGATTGTCGAAAGAAATGGCGCGCTAATTACAGTGAATATGCCCGTGAATTTTATTGGTAAAATATTGGATTCTGACAAAAAAGGGGTCATTACTTTACGATTGCCATTTGTTGTTGGGACGTTTACAGAAACTTCTAAAAACACATTAGCAGTAAAACCAAAAGATATTATCATTTCTCTTAACGGAACTACTGTAAAATATTTTGACCAAGCTGCAGAAGTATTAAAAGCCTATAAAGGCAAAAAAATACCAGCTGTTGTCTTAAGAAACCTCAAAGAAATTCCTGTCACTGTTGAAGTAGACAAAGAAGGCAAATTAGGAATTTTTCCAGGTTCTTTGGCAGAAGATAATCTTGAAAAATTAGGGTATTACAAATTCCGTGAGGAAAACTACAGCTTTTTCGAATCGATTCCGGTGGGTATCGAAAAAGGGAAAAACCAATTGGTGGGATACGGAAAACAGTTGAAAATGATTTTTAATCCCGATACAGGCGCCTACAAAGGGGTTGGTGGATTTGCAGCGATTTATAATGTTTTTCCGAGCAGTTGGAGTTGGGAAGTGTTTTGGAACATTACTGCTTTACTATCCATAATGCTTGGTGTAATGAATTTATTGCCGATTCCGGCACTTGATGGCGGTCATGTCATCTTTTTATTATACGAAATGGTTAGCGGCAGAAAACCGAGCGACAAGTTCCTAGAAAACGCCCAAATGGTTGGTTTCTTTCTACTTATCACTTTATTATTGTTTGCCAACGGAAATGATATTTACAAAGCAATCGTAGGGAAATAA